Proteins co-encoded in one uncultured Draconibacterium sp. genomic window:
- a CDS encoding hydrolase gives MRSQLTIAVDFDGTIVEHQYPKIGNEIPFATETLRALQKKGHKLILWTYRTQKELDEAVEFCREKGVEFYAVNKNYPEEKLNDNTGRKILADLYIDDRNYGGMPKWIDIYHSLHPEEQIGNERPETKSWWKR, from the coding sequence ATGCGATCACAATTAACTATAGCTGTTGATTTCGACGGAACCATTGTCGAACACCAATACCCTAAAATCGGGAATGAAATCCCCTTCGCCACCGAAACACTTCGTGCATTGCAGAAAAAAGGACACAAGCTAATATTGTGGACCTATCGGACACAAAAAGAACTGGATGAAGCAGTTGAATTTTGTCGTGAAAAAGGAGTGGAATTCTATGCCGTAAATAAAAATTACCCGGAGGAAAAGCTGAACGACAATACGGGTAGGAAGATATTAGCAGATCTCTACATCGACGACCGAAACTATGGTGGCATGCCCAAATGGATAGATATCTACCATAGTCTGCATCCTGAAGAACAGATAGGTAATGAACGACCTGAGACAAAAAGCTGGTGGAAAAGGTAA
- a CDS encoding phosphatase PAP2 family protein produces MKNHSTSITSILLAALLLFSIQSIASNEKKQERVALLTSHINSGYAFHNDSIHKIDFRYADKKRGFKPFIAPSLLIAGGTILHFSDWKYDINEWRGEHFNYTGSLDDYLRFAPIATVYSLNLLEIKGKNNIGNQTAILGKSMVLTTIITKSLKSILDVKRPTGEPQSMPSGHTAIVFAAAQWMHREYGEVSPWYSIGAYVCASTVGIMRISKGAHWASDVMVGAGVGMISTELIYLTHQYKWDRQHLKNLDIFPFKTGSQKGIALVYTF; encoded by the coding sequence GTGAAAAATCATTCAACATCCATAACGAGTATACTATTAGCAGCCCTGCTTCTATTCTCCATACAAAGTATAGCGTCGAACGAGAAAAAACAGGAACGAGTTGCTTTGCTTACATCACACATAAATTCCGGCTATGCTTTTCATAACGATTCGATCCATAAAATTGATTTTCGTTATGCTGATAAAAAAAGAGGATTCAAACCTTTTATTGCGCCGTCGCTTTTGATTGCCGGAGGAACGATTCTGCATTTTTCCGACTGGAAATATGATATTAATGAGTGGCGTGGGGAACACTTTAACTACACAGGCAGCCTGGATGACTATTTACGCTTTGCTCCAATTGCGACAGTTTATTCTTTAAACCTCTTGGAAATAAAGGGAAAAAACAATATTGGCAACCAAACCGCTATTTTGGGCAAAAGCATGGTATTGACTACCATCATTACAAAAAGCCTCAAAAGTATTCTGGATGTGAAACGCCCGACAGGCGAACCGCAGTCGATGCCCTCCGGACATACAGCCATTGTATTTGCAGCAGCCCAATGGATGCACCGCGAATACGGCGAGGTAAGCCCCTGGTACAGCATAGGCGCTTATGTCTGCGCCAGTACTGTGGGAATCATGCGTATTTCTAAAGGCGCACATTGGGCTTCAGACGTAATGGTTGGCGCTGGTGTAGGAATGATATCCACTGAACTCATCTACCTCACCCACCAGTACAAATGGGATCGGCAACACCTGAAAAATCTTGATATTTTTCCTTTTAAAACCGGCAGCCAAAAAGGAATTGCACTGGTCTATACGTTCTAG
- a CDS encoding UDP-glucose 6-dehydrogenase: MIPSQVKTITCIGAGYVGGPTMAVIAKNCPHIKVIVVDINPERIAAWNDADLDKLPIYEPGLKEVVAEARGQNLFFSTDVDQGIRDGQMIFISVNTPTKTYGTGKGMAADLKYVELCARQIAKVAQEDKIVVEKSTLPVRTAESIKRILQAEDTEHNFVILSNPEFLAEGTAIDDLQHADRMLIGGEEDENGQRAIEALVDVYANWIPRERLITTRVWSSELSKLTANAVLAQRVSSINAISALCERTGADVDEVAHAIGMDSRIGPKFLKASVGFGGSCFQKDILNLVYLCRHFNLPEVADYWEQVVKLNDYQKHRFAKNIVDSLFNTVSGKKITFLGWAFKKDTNDTRESAAIYVAQELLDDHAKIHIYDPKVTKEQIFKDLEYLLPQRGDCHSEGSEAMRNLLQRVTVHSSPYPAMDEAHAISVLTEWDEFKTYDWKKIYNNMHKPAFVFDGRNILNAKELMAIGFTYKGIGKG, translated from the coding sequence ATGATACCAAGTCAAGTAAAAACAATAACATGTATAGGCGCAGGATATGTTGGCGGACCAACTATGGCTGTAATTGCTAAAAACTGCCCACACATTAAAGTAATCGTGGTTGACATCAATCCAGAACGGATAGCCGCCTGGAACGATGCAGACCTCGATAAGCTTCCCATTTACGAACCAGGTTTAAAAGAAGTAGTCGCCGAAGCACGTGGTCAGAACCTTTTTTTTAGTACCGATGTAGATCAGGGCATCCGCGACGGACAAATGATATTTATCTCGGTAAACACACCTACCAAAACCTATGGTACCGGAAAAGGTATGGCTGCCGACCTTAAATACGTGGAACTTTGTGCACGTCAAATTGCAAAAGTGGCACAGGAAGACAAGATCGTAGTCGAAAAATCGACTTTACCTGTACGTACAGCCGAATCTATCAAAAGAATTCTTCAGGCTGAAGACACTGAGCATAACTTTGTCATTCTCTCCAATCCTGAATTTCTGGCAGAAGGCACGGCCATCGACGATCTTCAGCATGCCGACCGTATGCTTATTGGAGGAGAAGAAGATGAGAACGGACAACGTGCCATTGAAGCTCTCGTGGATGTTTATGCCAACTGGATTCCGCGTGAACGCCTGATCACCACACGTGTATGGTCGTCCGAATTATCCAAGCTTACTGCAAATGCCGTTCTGGCACAACGAGTAAGTTCCATCAATGCCATTTCTGCCCTGTGTGAACGTACAGGGGCCGATGTAGATGAAGTGGCACATGCCATTGGAATGGACAGCCGTATCGGGCCAAAATTTCTAAAAGCCTCTGTAGGTTTCGGCGGTAGTTGTTTCCAGAAAGACATTCTTAACCTGGTATACCTTTGCCGGCATTTTAACCTCCCCGAGGTAGCCGATTATTGGGAACAGGTGGTAAAACTCAACGATTATCAGAAACACCGTTTTGCCAAAAATATTGTTGATTCACTTTTTAATACCGTTTCCGGGAAAAAGATCACCTTCCTGGGCTGGGCCTTTAAAAAAGACACCAACGATACCCGCGAGAGTGCTGCCATATACGTAGCCCAAGAGCTCCTTGATGATCACGCCAAGATACATATTTATGATCCCAAAGTCACCAAAGAGCAAATTTTCAAAGATTTAGAGTACCTGCTGCCTCAAAGGGGCGACTGTCATTCCGAAGGAAGCGAAGCGATGAGGAATCTGTTACAAAGAGTCACTGTCCATAGCTCTCCCTACCCGGCGATGGACGAAGCTCACGCCATTTCCGTGTTAACCGAGTGGGATGAGTTTAAAACCTACGACTGGAAAAAAATATACAACAACATGCATAAACCTGCCTTTGTTTTTGATGGGCGGAATATCTTAAACGCAAAAGAATTGATGGCAATCGGATTTACTTACAAGGGCATCGGCAAAGGATAA
- a CDS encoding SLBB domain-containing protein, translated as MKHLLQTMLTVFFCLAMLLASQAQSQTQTQDVKNVDVKSLPQSEINKAKRAMQDAGLSEEQAIQLARQRGATEQQIMEMRERLSEEDTSQQDMFELYEEPEELPEKPEDSYLSQRKVELKKDLKVFGAYLFNNENLTFEPQVNIQTPKNYEIGIGDQLLIRVWGNSQNNYQLRVNNNGQIVIPDLGPVYVAGMSFDEAEKKIVKNLTAIYADMGGDNPGTFAQLDMGQLRSIRVNLLGEVVAPGTYTLPVTATAFNGLYLSGGPNEIGSFRNIKIIRNNKIEQVIDIYNLLVNADPSDNITLKDGDIILVPPAEKQVVVNGEFKRNGIFEIKEGEMLNDLVRLAGGFKAGAFLGNTQIVRQTQKGQQIIDVPYDLLNTTPLVKGDTIQNTLTTERFENRVSIEGAVYHPGEYEWTEGLTLAQIIDKAGKLLPEAFKGRGLITRYNADRTTSAIAFDVEDISSGKQNILLQADDEVLIKTHFELKEQPYITVNGEVLEPGPFNWSENITLGDAIFLAGGLTEGADSTFIEIARRLSYSDAAVLSDTIGHVIIANISRELQLGKNDAEMKLRPWDQISVRTAPNFRHNETVMISGEVAYAGAYAITNKQMRISDLVQMSGGYTPKAYLQGATLERFSDELGYEQVAINLQNILSNPGNDKDLLLKNSDRLNIPEFMQTVKITGSVQNPFSITFEAGRNAKYYINRTGGFQSQANKKKTYIQYPNGETAVTKGFIFKRYPKVTPGSIVVVPKKPEKDEHKESMWLSIASTMTSMALAVAAIMRFSN; from the coding sequence ATGAAGCACTTATTACAAACAATGTTAACGGTATTCTTTTGCTTGGCAATGCTGCTGGCTTCACAGGCACAGTCGCAGACACAGACGCAAGATGTAAAGAATGTTGATGTTAAATCATTGCCGCAATCGGAGATCAACAAAGCCAAAAGGGCGATGCAGGATGCCGGATTATCGGAAGAACAAGCCATACAATTGGCCCGTCAACGGGGAGCTACCGAGCAGCAAATCATGGAAATGCGAGAACGTTTAAGCGAAGAGGACACCTCGCAACAAGACATGTTTGAGCTCTATGAAGAGCCTGAGGAACTTCCCGAAAAACCGGAAGACTCTTATCTTTCGCAAAGAAAAGTTGAATTAAAGAAGGATTTGAAAGTCTTTGGTGCCTATTTATTTAACAACGAAAACCTTACTTTTGAACCACAGGTAAACATACAAACACCAAAAAATTACGAAATAGGCATTGGCGACCAGTTGCTTATTCGGGTTTGGGGGAACTCACAGAACAACTATCAGCTGCGGGTAAATAACAATGGACAGATCGTTATCCCCGATCTGGGACCGGTATATGTAGCAGGCATGTCTTTTGACGAGGCTGAAAAGAAAATTGTAAAAAACCTCACAGCAATTTATGCTGATATGGGAGGCGACAATCCCGGCACGTTTGCCCAGTTAGATATGGGACAGTTACGCTCCATACGCGTAAACCTGCTTGGCGAAGTGGTAGCTCCCGGCACCTATACCCTCCCCGTAACTGCAACCGCTTTTAACGGGTTATATCTTTCGGGCGGCCCTAATGAGATTGGCTCATTCCGAAATATCAAGATTATTCGCAACAACAAAATTGAACAAGTAATCGATATATATAATTTACTGGTAAATGCCGACCCTTCTGACAATATTACCTTAAAAGACGGAGATATTATACTTGTTCCACCAGCAGAAAAACAGGTGGTGGTAAACGGTGAATTTAAACGCAACGGCATTTTCGAAATAAAAGAAGGTGAAATGCTCAACGACCTTGTACGTCTTGCCGGAGGATTTAAAGCCGGTGCCTTTTTGGGCAACACGCAAATCGTTCGGCAAACACAAAAGGGGCAGCAGATTATCGATGTTCCCTACGACCTGCTTAATACCACACCACTGGTAAAAGGCGATACTATTCAGAATACCCTGACTACAGAGCGTTTTGAAAACAGGGTAAGCATAGAAGGTGCCGTTTATCATCCGGGAGAGTACGAATGGACTGAAGGACTTACCCTGGCACAGATAATCGATAAAGCCGGCAAGCTACTACCAGAAGCCTTTAAAGGACGGGGATTGATTACCCGCTACAATGCTGACCGCACAACCTCTGCCATAGCCTTTGATGTGGAAGATATTAGCAGCGGCAAACAAAACATATTGTTGCAAGCCGATGATGAAGTGCTGATAAAAACCCATTTCGAATTAAAAGAACAACCTTATATAACCGTAAACGGCGAAGTGCTGGAGCCCGGACCTTTTAACTGGTCGGAAAACATAACATTGGGCGATGCGATCTTTCTGGCAGGTGGGCTGACTGAGGGTGCCGACAGTACTTTTATTGAAATTGCCCGCCGCTTGAGCTACAGCGATGCTGCCGTACTTTCCGATACCATCGGACATGTAATTATTGCCAATATCTCACGCGAATTACAACTTGGAAAAAACGATGCTGAAATGAAATTACGGCCATGGGATCAGATCTCGGTTCGTACGGCTCCCAATTTCCGTCATAATGAAACGGTAATGATTTCGGGCGAAGTGGCTTACGCCGGAGCGTATGCCATTACAAACAAACAAATGCGTATTTCCGACCTGGTACAAATGTCTGGAGGATACACCCCAAAAGCCTATCTTCAGGGGGCTACACTCGAACGTTTTTCCGATGAACTGGGCTACGAACAGGTGGCTATAAACCTTCAAAATATTCTTAGCAATCCGGGAAACGACAAAGATCTTTTATTAAAAAACAGCGACCGCCTGAATATCCCGGAATTTATGCAAACCGTTAAAATTACCGGGAGCGTACAAAATCCCTTCTCCATTACTTTCGAAGCAGGACGTAATGCCAAATACTATATCAACCGCACCGGAGGATTCCAGTCACAGGCCAATAAGAAAAAAACCTACATACAATACCCTAATGGAGAAACCGCGGTTACCAAAGGATTTATTTTTAAACGCTACCCAAAAGTTACTCCGGGAAGTATCGTGGTAGTTCCCAAAAAACCGGAGAAAGATGAACACAAAGAAAGCATGTGGCTATCCATAGCATCTACGATGACATCAATGGCCTTAGCAGTTGCTGCAATTATGAGATTTTCAAATTAA
- a CDS encoding ArsR family transcriptional regulator, whose translation MIESLITNKTRLKLLLKFFLNKETTSYLRNLEQEFGESSNAIRLELNRLEQADLLVSNFNGNRKYFRANDNHPLYSEINSILQKTVGLDTVIDKILKKVGDLNEAYLIGDLAIGKESGIIDLLLVGDDIDTRFVVALVSKAEKLVNKKIRYLVLSEKEKADYLKKQNALHIWSRE comes from the coding sequence ATGATAGAATCTTTAATCACAAACAAAACCCGGCTAAAGCTTTTACTCAAGTTTTTTCTGAATAAGGAAACCACCAGCTACCTCAGAAATCTTGAACAGGAGTTTGGTGAATCTTCAAATGCAATTCGTTTGGAACTGAACAGGCTAGAACAAGCTGATTTGCTGGTATCCAATTTTAATGGAAACCGAAAATATTTCCGCGCCAACGACAATCACCCACTTTACAGTGAGATCAACAGCATTTTGCAAAAAACAGTGGGCCTGGATACTGTTATCGATAAAATTCTAAAAAAGGTAGGCGACCTGAATGAGGCCTATCTAATCGGCGACCTGGCCATAGGCAAAGAATCGGGTATAATCGATCTGCTGTTGGTGGGAGACGACATCGATACCCGTTTTGTGGTAGCTTTGGTATCGAAAGCCGAAAAACTGGTCAATAAAAAAATACGCTACCTTGTTCTTTCAGAAAAGGAAAAAGCCGATTACCTGAAAAAGCAGAATGCCTTACACATCTGGTCGAGGGAATAA
- a CDS encoding polysaccharide biosynthesis tyrosine autokinase, whose protein sequence is MTANNSNQPYNTIEQDDEIDIKRMLFLLLRKWYWLALGLFLGVTGAYLFVKYTPDKFQVNTSLLVTDNSKGFNMENLFMDEMMGSSSKVSLQNELEFLRSYTLNHQAVDNLNWQTSWQKKNLIIWSGIYLYEPFILNKSGEALNPAGIAVYITPLSETEYKITVDGEIKEEKQNVKIEFAEIANYGQPFQNEYFNFTLTPKENYKELVGECFRFSFIDKSKLTIAYLKRVNTDYSKESEVIKLSIESTEPLRDIHYLNELVRVYLELKLNLQTQSPKRSLDFIDSQLSGISSDLTAAENTFTEFRSKNQIIDLSSQGSLIMEQLKEIEQEKSQMQMQLDYFKNLQHYLGNIQSANQLVAPSVVGITDATLNALVLKLSELYSRRKILAFSAYENNPSLILLNQEIEQVTHQVREMLVNLVDNTQLSVNTLDLRYNRINKQLNNMPEQEQQLINIQRQYELTNDIYTFLLQRRAELEISLASALVDIQVIDPAQLERLVPLNKNPLLTLIIGAFLGLTLPGMLILIVDFFDNSIQLQEDIEKLTPLSILGNVLHCTDKSELVVVNQPRAPITESYRTIRTNLQFKIQGPQKVIGLHSVQPAEGKSFNATNLASIMAMNDKKTILIGADMRKPRLHKIFNLANTKGLSNYLASQYSSKEIIQQTEIDNLSLIASGPIPPNPAELIERPAFSQLLEELKAQFDYIIIDNAPVSRVTDGLLTSRHCNLNIFILRYGVSKKNQLKFINDIAKQGEMNNPALIINDIKLNHFSYGYGHSYQYAYGKGYTV, encoded by the coding sequence ATGACAGCGAACAATAGCAATCAACCATACAACACAATTGAGCAAGATGATGAAATAGACATCAAACGAATGCTCTTTCTTCTGTTGCGCAAATGGTATTGGCTGGCTCTGGGGCTTTTTCTGGGAGTAACCGGAGCCTATTTATTTGTTAAATATACCCCCGATAAATTCCAGGTAAACACCAGCTTATTGGTTACCGATAACAGCAAAGGCTTCAACATGGAAAATTTATTTATGGACGAAATGATGGGTAGCAGCAGTAAAGTTAGCCTGCAAAACGAATTGGAATTCCTGCGTTCCTACACCCTGAACCATCAGGCAGTGGACAATCTCAACTGGCAAACCAGTTGGCAAAAAAAGAACCTCATCATCTGGAGCGGCATCTACCTCTACGAGCCTTTTATCCTCAATAAATCCGGAGAAGCCTTAAACCCCGCAGGAATAGCGGTTTATATCACCCCACTCTCCGAAACTGAATACAAAATCACTGTCGATGGAGAAATCAAAGAAGAAAAACAGAACGTAAAAATTGAATTCGCTGAAATCGCAAACTACGGCCAGCCTTTTCAAAACGAATACTTTAATTTTACACTTACTCCAAAAGAAAATTACAAAGAACTGGTTGGCGAGTGCTTCCGTTTTTCGTTTATTGATAAAAGCAAACTTACTATTGCCTATCTAAAAAGGGTGAATACCGACTATAGCAAGGAAAGTGAAGTAATCAAACTATCGATCGAAAGTACAGAACCCCTGCGCGACATTCACTACCTGAACGAATTGGTACGCGTATACCTGGAGCTAAAACTCAACCTGCAAACACAATCACCGAAACGCTCGCTCGACTTTATCGACTCACAGCTATCGGGTATCTCCAGCGACCTAACTGCGGCAGAAAACACCTTTACCGAGTTCCGATCGAAAAACCAGATCATCGACCTCAGCAGTCAGGGAAGCCTTATTATGGAACAGCTAAAAGAAATTGAGCAGGAAAAGTCGCAGATGCAAATGCAGCTCGATTATTTTAAAAATCTTCAGCATTACCTCGGCAACATTCAAAGTGCAAATCAATTGGTGGCACCTTCCGTAGTTGGCATTACAGATGCCACCTTAAACGCCCTTGTTCTGAAACTCAGCGAACTATACAGCCGCCGTAAGATATTGGCTTTTAGTGCTTACGAGAACAACCCCTCACTAATTCTCCTCAATCAGGAAATTGAACAGGTAACCCATCAGGTTCGCGAAATGCTGGTTAACCTAGTCGACAACACCCAGCTATCGGTAAACACACTCGACCTCCGCTACAACCGCATCAATAAACAGTTGAACAATATGCCCGAGCAGGAGCAACAACTGATAAATATCCAGCGCCAATACGAGCTCACCAACGACATCTACACCTTCCTACTGCAACGACGTGCCGAACTCGAAATTTCGCTGGCCTCTGCCCTTGTTGATATACAAGTCATCGACCCTGCCCAGCTCGAGCGTCTCGTTCCGCTGAATAAAAACCCTTTACTCACCCTGATTATTGGAGCCTTTCTCGGACTGACACTCCCGGGAATGCTCATCCTTATTGTCGACTTTTTCGACAATAGTATTCAGCTACAGGAAGATATTGAGAAGTTGACACCATTATCCATATTGGGAAATGTCTTACACTGTACTGATAAATCGGAACTAGTAGTTGTAAATCAGCCCCGGGCTCCTATAACCGAATCGTACCGAACCATTCGAACCAATCTTCAATTCAAAATACAGGGTCCGCAAAAAGTTATCGGACTGCATTCGGTTCAGCCTGCCGAAGGAAAATCCTTTAATGCCACCAACCTGGCCAGCATTATGGCTATGAACGATAAAAAAACCATACTTATCGGTGCAGATATGCGCAAACCCCGGTTACACAAAATCTTTAACCTTGCGAATACAAAGGGATTAAGTAATTATCTGGCTAGCCAGTACAGCAGCAAAGAAATTATCCAACAAACAGAAATCGACAATCTCTCGCTCATCGCTTCCGGGCCCATTCCTCCCAATCCTGCCGAGTTGATCGAACGTCCGGCATTTTCTCAACTACTGGAAGAATTAAAGGCGCAATTCGACTATATCATTATTGATAATGCTCCGGTGTCACGCGTAACCGACGGATTACTCACCAGCCGACACTGCAATCTGAATATCTTTATATTACGTTATGGAGTAAGTAAAAAAAACCAGCTAAAATTCATTAATGATATCGCTAAACAAGGTGAGATGAATAATCCTGCCTTAATTATAAACGACATCAAATTAAATCATTTTAGTTACGGATATGGCCATTCTTACCAATACGCCTACGGAAAAGGATACACTGTTTAA
- the argF gene encoding ornithine carbamoyltransferase: MINNLKNRNFLKLLDFTPGEITQLLDLAASLKKAKYEGIEKPLLSGKNIALIFEKASTRTRCAFEVAAYDQGARVTYLGPSGSQIGQKETMKDTARVLGRMYDGIEYRGFGQDIVEELGESAGVPVWNGLTNEFHPTQILADFLTMKEHGNKPLSEVKFCYLGDARNNMGNSLMVGAAKLGMDFRAAAPIACQPAEELQAECRKIAAQTGGNIMITEDVATAVKDCDFLYTDVWVSMGEPDEVWQERIKLLLPYQVNTKAMKLTGNPDVKFLHCLPAFHNHDTKVGEQIYQKFGLEAMEVTEEVFESQASLVFDEAENRMHTIKAVMVATLA; this comes from the coding sequence ATGATAAATAATTTAAAAAACAGAAATTTCCTAAAACTACTCGATTTTACTCCCGGGGAAATAACTCAGCTACTTGATCTTGCAGCAAGTCTAAAGAAGGCGAAATACGAAGGCATAGAAAAACCTTTGCTTTCGGGCAAAAACATTGCGCTGATTTTTGAAAAAGCTTCTACCCGCACACGCTGTGCTTTCGAAGTAGCGGCTTATGATCAGGGAGCACGTGTTACTTATTTAGGGCCTTCCGGCTCACAGATTGGGCAGAAGGAAACCATGAAAGATACTGCGCGTGTTTTAGGCAGAATGTACGACGGCATTGAATACCGCGGTTTTGGACAAGACATAGTGGAGGAACTAGGCGAATCTGCAGGCGTTCCGGTCTGGAATGGCCTGACGAACGAATTTCACCCGACTCAGATTCTGGCTGATTTCCTCACCATGAAAGAACACGGCAACAAGCCTTTATCGGAAGTAAAATTCTGTTACCTGGGTGATGCACGAAATAATATGGGGAATTCACTCATGGTAGGTGCTGCCAAACTGGGAATGGATTTCAGAGCCGCTGCCCCCATAGCTTGTCAACCGGCTGAAGAATTGCAAGCGGAATGTCGCAAAATAGCAGCTCAAACCGGCGGCAATATTATGATTACCGAAGATGTAGCCACCGCAGTAAAAGACTGTGATTTTCTGTATACCGACGTATGGGTGTCAATGGGTGAGCCCGACGAAGTATGGCAGGAACGTATAAAACTACTGCTCCCTTACCAGGTAAACACAAAAGCAATGAAACTCACCGGGAATCCCGATGTAAAGTTCCTGCACTGCCTACCGGCTTTCCACAACCACGATACAAAAGTTGGCGAACAGATTTATCAAAAATTTGGACTGGAAGCCATGGAAGTAACCGAAGAAGTTTTTGAGAGCCAAGCATCGCTGGTATTCGATGAAGCAGAAAACCGCATGCACACCATAAAAGCAGTTATGGTTGCCACCCTGGCTTAA
- a CDS encoding UpxY family transcription antiterminator, producing MASLQTQKQWHVVYTRSRAEKKVVQELNANNIECFLPLQKKLRQWKDRKKWVETPLIPGYCFVNITRKEYDKVLQFNNVVSYITFERKAAIVSKSEIEALQTMLHQFDFEVNVTMENFKPGKQVEVIEGPMVGLSGELIECRGKNKFALRIEQINTSFLVEIPASYLSAVPEAVI from the coding sequence ATGGCATCTTTACAAACTCAAAAACAATGGCATGTGGTTTACACCCGATCCCGGGCGGAAAAAAAGGTGGTACAAGAGCTTAACGCTAACAATATTGAGTGCTTCCTTCCCCTGCAAAAAAAACTCCGCCAGTGGAAAGACCGCAAAAAATGGGTAGAGACGCCCCTGATTCCAGGCTATTGTTTTGTAAATATTACCCGCAAAGAATACGACAAAGTACTACAGTTTAATAATGTGGTAAGTTACATCACTTTCGAACGGAAAGCTGCCATTGTTAGCAAGAGTGAGATAGAAGCACTACAGACAATGCTTCATCAGTTTGACTTTGAAGTAAACGTAACAATGGAAAATTTCAAACCAGGAAAACAGGTTGAAGTAATCGAAGGACCAATGGTTGGATTAAGTGGAGAACTCATAGAGTGCCGGGGCAAAAATAAATTTGCGTTGCGCATTGAACAGATCAACACTTCCTTTTTGGTCGAAATTCCTGCCTCTTACCTGAGTGCGGTGCCGGAAGCGGTAATTTAA
- a CDS encoding polysaccharide biosynthesis/export family protein: MNSRKFHRLLSLLIVVASLSLFSCHSSKELIYMKNVQNNQVIKALTDTITEYIIKPGDILYVSIKSMNAEVNALFNPESNMEVQSYNSYQKYTTPQGAYLYGFEVDENGNLPLPIMGDIPVAGHPSSRIENIVQKYADKYLKEAIVKVKLLNYKVTIIGEVKRPGVYYNYNNNFTVLEALAMANGSTDYANISRVMIIRPKPDGQKAMILDLADSDAWLQKGFYLHPNDYIFVEPDERKNIQLNAQFFSMIISSASLLLAVFGLMK, from the coding sequence ATGAATTCAAGAAAATTCCATCGTCTGCTTTCACTACTAATTGTAGTTGCTTCGCTTTCGCTTTTCTCCTGCCACAGCAGCAAAGAGCTTATCTATATGAAAAACGTTCAAAACAACCAGGTAATCAAAGCATTGACAGACACCATTACGGAATACATCATTAAACCGGGCGACATCCTGTACGTCAGCATCAAATCGATGAATGCCGAAGTAAATGCTCTGTTCAATCCGGAGTCAAATATGGAAGTCCAGAGTTACAATTCGTACCAAAAATACACCACCCCCCAAGGAGCATACCTCTATGGTTTTGAGGTAGATGAAAACGGAAACCTCCCACTTCCCATAATGGGAGATATCCCCGTAGCTGGTCATCCAAGTTCCCGCATCGAAAATATTGTACAAAAATATGCTGACAAATACCTCAAGGAAGCCATTGTTAAAGTAAAACTATTGAACTACAAGGTTACCATTATAGGCGAAGTAAAACGCCCCGGTGTATATTACAATTACAATAATAACTTTACCGTGCTGGAAGCATTGGCCATGGCCAATGGGAGCACCGACTATGCCAACATTTCCAGGGTAATGATCATACGTCCAAAACCTGATGGTCAGAAAGCCATGATCCTTGACCTTGCCGATTCCGATGCGTGGCTGCAAAAAGGCTTTTACCTCCACCCCAACGATTACATTTTTGTTGAACCCGACGAGCGCAAGAACATCCAGCTTAACGCCCAGTTTTTTTCCATGATCATTTCGTCGGCCAGTTTATTGTTAGCGGTATTCGGACTCATGAAGTAG